In Kitasatospora sp. NBC_00240, the following are encoded in one genomic region:
- the purL gene encoding phosphoribosylformylglycinamidine synthase subunit PurL — MSLDTVKNAEQTPDTAQPWAELGLKEDEYARIREILGRRPTGAELAMYSVMWSEHCSYKSSKVHLKQFGEKAPVSDAMLVGIGENAGVVDVGQGYAVTFKVESHNHPSYIEPYQGAATGIGGIVRDILAMGARPVAVMDPLRFGAADHPDTRRVLPGIVAGIGGYGNCLGLPNIGGEVVFDSCYQGNPLVNALCVGVMKHEDIHLAQASGAGNKVILYGARTGGDGIGGVSVLASETFDATGPAKRPAVQVGDPFQEKLLIECTLEIFAEKLVLGIQDLGGAGLSCATSELASAGSGGMRVELDTVPLRDSSLSPEEILMSESQERMCAIVEPGKVDRFLEICEKWDVIATVIGEVTEGERLEIFWHGEQVVDVPPRTVAHDGPVYNRPYARPSWQDALQADAPTAERLLRPATGEALKEALLQVAGSPNQASKAWITDQYDRYVIGNTVLATPEDSGMVRIDEETNLGVSVATDGNGRYAKLDPYAGAQLALAEAYRNVAAGGAKPLAVSDCLNFGSPEDPDVMWQFAEATRGLADACLVLGTPVTGGNVSLYNQTGDVAIHPTPVVAVLGVIDDVTRRTPIGFAEEGQHLYLLGDTADELGGSAWTQVVHGHLGGLPPKVDLERERLLGDILIAASRDGMIDAAHDLSDGGLAQALVESCLKGGNGARIVVPAELDPFVFLFSESAGRAVVSVPRSEELRFNDMCGARGLPATRIGVVDGDVLEVQGQFTVSLAELKDAHTGVIEALLA; from the coding sequence ATGAGCCTCGACACCGTCAAGAACGCCGAGCAGACCCCGGACACCGCCCAGCCCTGGGCCGAACTCGGCCTCAAGGAGGACGAGTACGCCCGGATCCGCGAGATCCTCGGCCGCCGCCCCACCGGGGCCGAGCTCGCGATGTACTCGGTCATGTGGTCGGAGCACTGCTCGTACAAGAGCTCCAAGGTGCACCTCAAGCAGTTCGGTGAGAAGGCGCCCGTCTCGGACGCCATGCTCGTCGGCATCGGCGAGAACGCCGGTGTGGTCGACGTCGGCCAGGGCTACGCGGTCACCTTCAAGGTCGAGTCGCACAACCACCCGTCGTACATCGAGCCCTACCAGGGCGCGGCCACCGGCATCGGCGGCATCGTCCGCGACATCCTGGCGATGGGCGCCCGCCCGGTCGCCGTGATGGACCCGCTGCGGTTCGGTGCGGCCGACCACCCGGACACCCGTCGGGTGCTGCCCGGGATCGTCGCGGGCATCGGCGGCTACGGCAACTGCCTGGGCCTGCCGAACATCGGCGGCGAGGTCGTCTTCGACTCCTGCTACCAGGGCAACCCGCTGGTCAACGCGCTCTGCGTGGGCGTCATGAAGCACGAGGACATCCACCTCGCGCAGGCCTCCGGCGCCGGCAACAAGGTCATCCTGTACGGCGCCCGCACCGGCGGCGACGGCATCGGCGGTGTCTCCGTGCTCGCCTCGGAGACCTTCGACGCCACCGGCCCGGCCAAGCGCCCGGCCGTCCAGGTCGGCGACCCGTTCCAGGAGAAGCTCCTCATCGAGTGCACCCTGGAGATCTTCGCCGAGAAGCTGGTGCTCGGCATCCAGGACCTCGGCGGCGCCGGCCTCTCCTGTGCCACCTCCGAGCTGGCCTCGGCCGGCTCCGGCGGCATGCGGGTCGAGCTCGACACCGTGCCGCTGCGCGACTCCTCGCTCTCCCCCGAGGAGATCCTGATGAGCGAGTCGCAGGAGCGCATGTGCGCCATCGTCGAGCCCGGCAAGGTCGACCGTTTCCTGGAGATCTGCGAGAAGTGGGACGTCATCGCCACCGTCATCGGTGAGGTGACCGAGGGCGAGCGCCTGGAGATCTTCTGGCACGGCGAGCAGGTCGTCGACGTGCCGCCGCGCACGGTCGCCCACGACGGCCCGGTCTACAACCGCCCGTACGCCCGGCCGAGCTGGCAGGACGCGCTGCAGGCGGACGCCCCGACCGCCGAGCGGTTGCTGCGCCCGGCCACCGGCGAGGCCCTCAAGGAGGCCCTGCTGCAGGTGGCGGGTTCGCCGAACCAGGCCTCCAAGGCGTGGATCACCGACCAGTACGACCGGTACGTGATCGGCAACACCGTGCTGGCCACCCCCGAGGACTCCGGCATGGTCCGGATCGACGAGGAGACCAACCTCGGCGTCTCGGTCGCCACCGACGGCAACGGCCGGTACGCCAAGCTGGACCCGTACGCCGGTGCCCAGCTGGCCCTGGCCGAGGCGTACCGCAACGTCGCGGCCGGCGGCGCCAAGCCGCTCGCCGTCTCCGACTGCCTCAACTTCGGCTCCCCCGAGGACCCGGACGTGATGTGGCAGTTCGCCGAGGCGACCCGCGGCCTGGCCGACGCCTGCCTGGTGCTCGGCACCCCGGTCACCGGCGGCAACGTCTCGCTGTACAACCAGACCGGCGACGTCGCCATCCACCCGACCCCCGTGGTCGCGGTGCTCGGCGTCATCGACGACGTCACCCGCCGCACCCCGATCGGCTTCGCCGAGGAGGGTCAGCACCTCTACCTGCTCGGCGACACCGCCGACGAGCTGGGCGGTTCCGCCTGGACCCAGGTCGTCCACGGCCACCTCGGCGGCCTGCCGCCCAAGGTGGACCTGGAGCGCGAGCGGCTGCTCGGCGACATCCTGATCGCCGCCTCCCGCGACGGCATGATCGACGCCGCGCACGACCTCTCCGACGGCGGTCTGGCCCAGGCCCTGGTGGAGAGCTGCCTCAAGGGCGGCAACGGCGCCCGGATCGTGGTGCCGGCCGAGCTGGACCCGTTCGTGTTCCTGTTCTCCGAGTCCGCCGGTCGCGCCGTCGTGTCGGTGCCGCGCAGCGAGGAGCTCCGGTTCAACGACATGTGCGGTGCGCGTGGCCTACCGGCCACCCGGATCGGCGTGGTGGACGGCGACGTCCTGGAGGTCCAGGGCCAGTTCACCGTCTCGCTGGCCGAGCTGAAGGACGCCCACACCGGCGTCATCGAGGCTCTGCTCGCCTGA
- a CDS encoding sterol carrier family protein translates to MPPKTRSYDPVKVRTALAAQVGALRAAVHELCAGPDAERRLARPTRLGEWRVRELVAHLALQIEWVPRHVQEPLRGAPDLSLAQWVAGVGTVAPLLDAGTREYTAKAFDGTPAEVAAAFDAAAQALIALLVGPEVADPARRFEIRLGSMPLSDMLVTRLVETVVHADDLADALGLPGFAHDRQAVAAVVRLLADALAAQAPGGAVELRVPPYAVVQAVEGPRHTRGTPPNVVETDPLTWIRLATGRIGWAAAVEDALVSASGERSDLSGHLPVLN, encoded by the coding sequence ATGCCCCCGAAGACCCGCAGTTACGACCCCGTGAAGGTGCGCACCGCGCTGGCCGCGCAGGTCGGGGCGCTGCGCGCCGCCGTCCACGAGCTGTGCGCCGGTCCGGACGCCGAGCGGCGGCTGGCCCGCCCGACCCGGCTGGGGGAGTGGCGGGTGCGGGAGCTGGTGGCCCACCTCGCCCTGCAGATCGAGTGGGTGCCCCGGCACGTCCAGGAGCCGCTGCGCGGTGCGCCGGACCTGAGCCTGGCGCAGTGGGTCGCCGGAGTGGGCACGGTGGCGCCGCTGCTGGACGCCGGCACCCGGGAGTACACCGCGAAGGCCTTCGACGGCACCCCGGCCGAGGTGGCGGCCGCGTTCGACGCCGCGGCGCAGGCGCTCATCGCCCTGCTGGTCGGGCCCGAAGTGGCGGACCCCGCGCGGAGGTTCGAGATCCGGCTGGGCTCGATGCCGCTGTCGGACATGCTGGTCACCCGGCTGGTGGAGACCGTCGTGCACGCCGACGACCTGGCGGACGCGCTCGGTCTGCCGGGATTCGCCCACGACCGGCAGGCGGTGGCGGCGGTGGTCCGGCTGCTGGCCGACGCGCTGGCCGCCCAGGCGCCAGGCGGGGCGGTGGAGTTGAGGGTCCCGCCGTACGCCGTGGTGCAGGCGGTGGAGGGGCCCAGGCACACCAGGGGCACCCCGCCGAACGTCGTCGAGACCGACCCGCTGACCTGGATCCGGCTGGCCACCGGCCGGATCGGCTGGGCGGCCGCCGTCGAGGACGCCCTGGTCTCGGCGAGCGGCGAGCGCAGCGACCTCTCCGGGCATCTCCCCGTACTGAACTGA
- a CDS encoding SUKH-4 family immunity protein encodes MFDSVFAADQLVRIPDEYVPVRVTHGPSREYFSTVGFPLVRNWLYLSPVAEPSCEFSDLGTVRPELDEFIDVPGGAKEWLLVGCLGSDLLMLDGATGRVHVILNGSDEITPVHESLAELGYFLYVMQRERALFYGPYEDSDESEDVRGAIDQVREELATAGPGAFTGPAGSWPRLLQEFKDEWVEYAPAGSGQQAGSPYPGEHTWWPPPPRA; translated from the coding sequence ATGTTCGATTCGGTATTCGCCGCCGACCAGCTCGTCCGGATTCCCGACGAGTACGTACCCGTACGGGTCACGCACGGCCCTTCGCGGGAGTACTTCAGCACGGTCGGGTTCCCGCTGGTCCGGAACTGGCTCTACCTGTCGCCGGTGGCGGAACCGTCCTGCGAGTTCTCCGACCTCGGGACGGTCCGGCCCGAACTCGACGAATTCATCGACGTTCCGGGCGGCGCCAAGGAATGGCTCCTCGTCGGGTGCCTCGGCTCCGATCTGCTGATGCTGGACGGGGCCACCGGTCGCGTCCATGTCATACTGAACGGCTCCGACGAGATCACCCCCGTGCACGAAAGCCTCGCGGAACTCGGCTACTTCCTCTACGTGATGCAGCGGGAGCGGGCCCTCTTCTACGGCCCGTACGAGGACAGCGACGAGAGCGAGGACGTCCGCGGGGCCATCGACCAGGTTCGCGAGGAGCTGGCCACGGCCGGGCCGGGCGCCTTCACCGGGCCGGCCGGCAGCTGGCCCCGGCTGCTGCAGGAGTTCAAGGACGAGTGGGTGGAGTACGCCCCGGCCGGGAGCGGGCAGCAGGCCGGCTCGCCGTACCCCGGCGAGCACACCTGGTGGCCGCCCCCGCCCCGGGCCTGA